A DNA window from Linepithema humile isolate Giens D197 chromosome 6, Lhum_UNIL_v1.0, whole genome shotgun sequence contains the following coding sequences:
- the LOC137000363 gene encoding uncharacterized protein produces the protein MDIEDSRSEIINPLENVDDNINPLENADDSINPLENVDDNIENLKDNDIEIEQFEATDTQLYGKNFEAKMVHLKDNFYCRNIIYYAAIGNSHRSSQIARRLLTGVFKKETLINCTLTGQTPRSQGKDRQNLKISYLHPFAIKAIVDFSIEYGAKHGWTYKQKKIYIEL, from the exons ATGGATATAGAAGACTCACGATCCGAAATCATAAATCCTTTAGAGAATGttgatgataatataaatcCTTTGGAGAATGCTGATGATAGTATAAATCCTTTAGAGAATGTTGatgataatatagaaaatcttAAAGATAATGATATTGAAATAGAACAATTTGAAGCTACAGATACTCAGTTATATGGAAAAAACTTCGAGGCTAAG ATGGTACACTTAAAGGATAATTTCtattgtagaaatataatatattatgcagcAATAGGGAATTCTCATAGATCATCGCAGATAGCTAGAAGACTTTTAACGGGAGTGTTTAAAAaggaaacattaattaattgtactcTGACTGGACAAACTCCTAGATCACAAGGAAAAGACCGACAAAATCTTAAAATCTCATATTTACATCCTTTTGCAATTAAAGCAATAGTtg atttttctaTTGAGTACGGGGCCAAACATGGTTGGacatacaaacaaaaaaagatttacatCGAGCTATAA